The following are encoded in a window of Allosphingosinicella indica genomic DNA:
- a CDS encoding PQQ-dependent sugar dehydrogenase, whose translation MSRLPMFASGAALLLASCGSDPDPAQYGASPDIPAAEKSLLPHMTVANPAEWGDARPTVPDGYTISAIATDLKVPRQTLVLPNGDILVAEGSGASAPRLRPKDVIANIIKSRGKTSVKGGDRLTLLRDADGDGVYEGRTVFAEGLNAPYGLAFVDNAIYVANQDALIRLSYREGQTRQEGPQVKVTDLPAKVNHHWTKAMAASLDGRFLYVGNGSNSNVGERGMEIEEDRATIWQIDRTTGMHRIYASGIRNPSALTVQPGSGALWAAVNERDEIGPNLAPDYITAVRDGGFYGWPYSYWGRHVDPRVMPQRPDKVATAITPDYSIGSHVAPLGIAFSSAAMGTRFADGAFVGQHGSWNRRKPVGYKVVFVPFRGGRPAGPPVDFVSGFMGTDGKTRGRPVGVTLDPRGALIVADDLSNTIWRVTPVAAPVANGARGA comes from the coding sequence ATGAGCCGCCTCCCGATGTTCGCCAGCGGCGCAGCGCTCCTTCTTGCGAGCTGCGGCAGCGATCCCGACCCGGCCCAATATGGCGCCTCGCCGGACATTCCCGCAGCCGAGAAGAGCTTGCTGCCCCACATGACGGTGGCGAATCCGGCGGAATGGGGGGATGCGCGTCCGACCGTGCCAGACGGCTACACCATCTCCGCGATCGCCACCGATCTGAAAGTGCCTCGGCAGACGCTCGTGCTGCCCAATGGCGACATTCTCGTCGCGGAAGGATCAGGAGCATCCGCGCCACGCCTGAGACCCAAGGATGTCATCGCCAACATCATCAAGAGCCGCGGCAAGACGTCGGTAAAGGGCGGCGACCGGCTGACCCTGCTGCGTGACGCGGATGGCGACGGCGTCTACGAGGGCCGCACCGTTTTCGCGGAGGGGCTCAACGCGCCTTATGGCCTCGCCTTCGTCGACAACGCCATCTACGTCGCCAATCAGGACGCTCTCATTCGTCTGTCCTATCGCGAAGGACAAACCCGGCAGGAAGGCCCGCAGGTCAAGGTCACCGATCTTCCCGCTAAGGTGAACCATCATTGGACCAAGGCGATGGCCGCCAGCCTGGACGGCCGCTTCCTCTACGTGGGCAACGGCTCCAATTCGAATGTCGGCGAGCGCGGCATGGAGATCGAGGAGGATCGCGCCACGATCTGGCAGATCGATCGCACCACCGGCATGCACCGCATCTACGCGAGCGGTATCCGCAATCCGAGCGCGCTTACCGTCCAGCCGGGTAGCGGCGCGCTTTGGGCCGCAGTCAACGAGCGCGACGAGATCGGCCCCAACCTCGCGCCAGATTATATCACCGCGGTGCGAGATGGCGGATTTTACGGCTGGCCCTACAGCTATTGGGGCCGTCACGTCGATCCACGGGTCATGCCTCAGCGTCCGGACAAAGTCGCAACCGCGATCACGCCGGACTACAGCATCGGTTCGCATGTCGCGCCGCTCGGCATAGCCTTCTCCAGCGCGGCGATGGGCACGCGCTTCGCCGACGGCGCGTTCGTCGGCCAGCACGGGAGCTGGAACCGCCGCAAGCCGGTCGGCTACAAGGTGGTGTTCGTCCCCTTTCGCGGCGGTCGCCCTGCCGGTCCCCCTGTCGACTTCGTGAGCGGGTTCATGGGAACGGACGGGAAGACCCGCGGTCGCCCGGTCGGCGTCACCCTCGATCCGCGCGGCGCGTTGATTGTCGCCGACGATCTCTCCAACACGATATGGCGCGTAACGCCGGTAGCGGCTCCCGTCGCCAATGGCGCGCGCGGTGCATGA
- a CDS encoding SDR family oxidoreductase, which translates to MARNHSRGSRAGPVQSGVLMSPQEICPVEDQVLLITGATSGIGLATAQMAGGRGAKLFLVARGEAALAQVARDVRLRGGEADYAVADVADVAAVEAAADAALVRYGRIDTWVNCAGVAIYAKLLELPDAEHRRLFDTNYFGVVNGARAAARRMRRGTIITVASIASDFPSPILGAYAASKHAVAGFIGSLRIELESEGSPLRLSLVKPSGMATPIADHAVNHRPGRARVPPPAYDPDLAASTILACAERYRREVTVGGFGRAQTLFAAHFPTIADRISALIIPWLSRGPRIDARDSLFLPVERVRVRAHNETGRRASVYGTLDRLRAPVLLATAGASGLLLWRTFRSRRLATSE; encoded by the coding sequence ATGGCTCGGAACCACTCGCGCGGGTCGCGCGCTGGCCCGGTACAGTCTGGAGTGCTCATGTCCCCACAAGAAATCTGCCCTGTCGAAGATCAGGTCCTCCTCATCACCGGCGCAACCTCGGGCATCGGGCTGGCAACGGCGCAAATGGCCGGGGGGCGGGGCGCGAAGCTTTTCCTCGTGGCCCGAGGGGAAGCGGCGCTCGCGCAGGTCGCGCGCGACGTGCGGTTACGAGGCGGCGAAGCCGACTATGCAGTTGCCGATGTTGCGGATGTCGCAGCTGTCGAAGCAGCCGCCGACGCAGCCCTCGTGCGCTACGGCCGGATCGACACCTGGGTGAATTGCGCGGGCGTCGCGATCTATGCGAAACTGCTCGAGCTGCCTGATGCCGAGCACCGGAGGCTCTTCGACACCAATTATTTCGGAGTGGTCAACGGTGCGCGCGCCGCTGCGCGCCGGATGAGGCGCGGCACAATCATCACCGTCGCATCGATCGCATCCGACTTTCCATCGCCGATCCTCGGCGCCTACGCCGCCTCCAAGCATGCGGTGGCGGGGTTCATCGGCTCGCTGCGCATAGAATTGGAATCTGAGGGATCTCCGCTCAGGCTGAGCCTCGTCAAACCTTCCGGCATGGCGACGCCGATCGCCGATCATGCGGTCAACCACCGGCCCGGCCGCGCACGCGTGCCGCCCCCGGCTTACGATCCCGACCTTGCGGCCAGCACGATCCTGGCCTGCGCAGAGCGATATCGCCGCGAGGTGACGGTCGGCGGGTTCGGGCGCGCGCAGACTCTCTTTGCCGCACATTTTCCCACGATTGCGGATCGCATTTCGGCGCTGATCATACCCTGGTTGTCGCGTGGTCCGCGCATCGATGCGCGGGATTCCTTGTTCCTGCCCGTCGAGAGGGTTCGTGTTCGTGCGCACAATGAGACCGGCCGGCGGGCCAGCGTCTATGGCACCCTCGACCGGCTCCGGGCGCCCGTTCTGCTGGCCACAGCCGGGGCGTCTGGCCTCCTCCTATGGCGCACATTCCGGTCGCGACGGCTCGCTACCTCCGAATAG